Within Terriglobales bacterium, the genomic segment CACTCGACGACTGGACGAGGCAGAGACTTCCAGTCTTTAGACTGAGATGTGCTGGCCAACAAGGAAAGTGCATCAACGAGATCTGCGATTAACGTGCCACAAGTATGCTGGTTGATACGGACGGAATTCTCGGTATGCACAGGCAGCAAGACGTTTAAGGTCCAGTTCCGTATCAGATGGAATAGCGGCCATGCAGATTCCGTGTCGATCACCATTTGCAACCAACGTTTTGAAAAGCTGCCCAGGCGGCAGGCCGATCTTAGTTGCAACCGCCTCAGCTGCGAGATCGTCCGGGTCCACTTCGTATTCGCGTAGCTCATAGCGGATTCCTAATTGATCCAAAAAGCGGGCCGCATTGGTTTTCTGGGTCATTTGTAAAACCTACGCGTGGATGGGCTTACCGGTCTGCCTAGCTCGGCTGTTCTAAATCCCCAGAGACTTGGGAAAGTGTGCCAGCTCGTCAGCAGTGGAATCATTCGGGATGGAGCAACCCGGTGCGGCGACGTACTTTGCTCCGGCCTGCGATTTCGCGTCCTGCCATTGAGAACGAATTTCGTCCGTCGTTAGTTTGCGATAGTCGATCTCATCAACGCCACCAAGTATCGGCTGTGAGTACTTCTGGCGAATCTCCGAGATGGGAATGCCACTGGTCTTCACCGAGTATTGAAGAACGGGCGCATGGAAATCCTTGAACTGGTCGAGATACGGCCTTTCCAAATAATGCAAATGGAGCACAGTCAGCTTTGTATCAGCGAGCGCATCGAAGACGCGCTTGTCATAGGGACGGGAATATTTCTTGTAGTCTTCGACGGTGCCGAACTTGCTCTCTGCGTTGAAAATGCTCACGAGCGCGCCAGACGCCCCAATCTCTTTACTTTGTCGGATGTGATTGATTGTTGATTGCGTGATCGCATCGAGCGCGTTGTGCCATGCGTCCGGATTCTGTCGCTGAAAGTCATGGAGGCTTTTGATCTGTTGGTCCTGGACATCGTCCGACTTCGGCAAATTCGCGAACTGCGGCTGTGACTGATACAGGATCATGGCCGTCATGTACGGACCGTAGAGCGTATCGATGAAATACCCGTCACCATTGATCCCATCGCGAACCCGTCGAAGGGTTTCCAATTGGTTCGGATACGGCGAATCGAGCGGTTTTAAGTCGAACCACTTGCCGGTTGTTGATTTCGGATAGTCGAAGTCATTCATCACCTTCACGATGTCCGTCTTGTACGTACGATGAAAATCGAGATGGTCTTGCGCTTCGAGTTCTGCTGTCGGCCTTCCGTAGTGCCGGTAGAACGTGAACGGAGGACGGTCGACATCTTGACCTAGCAAAGCCCGGTCGACGCGTTCTTTGTGGCTTAAAATGGAAGATCCGCTTTTTCTTTCAAAGCCAGATCTCGCAAGTGCAAATCCAGCTGCAGCGACAGTGGTAGAAAGGAAATCGCGTCGGTTCATCGTGACATTACCTCACACTTGACTTCGTCGAGACAACCACCAGCATAAACGAAGTCTCAGCAATCAACCTGTGGCTCGCATCGCCAATTGAATTGGAGATCGATAAAGCGGTGGGTTCGGTCTTGCGCATGGCTTGAGAAACAGTGTTACGCCTGGGAAAATTGAGTGCGCGCTGGTGCGGTAGCTAGTGTGATACTTTCTGATGCTCTGACATTGATCCGATTCTTCAGGCTATGTTAGGCTCAAAACATGATGTTGCCCCTGCTTCATTGTTGTCCCTGCGACCAGCCTTTCGTCGGCTGAGCTGGAACATTCTCAGACGTTCCTGAAACCCTTCCCCAAAGCTCATCCGAAATACTAATCGTTGGCTTTTATATTCGTCACGAACCCGGCATCTGCGCCGGAGCTATTTGTGGAAGTTTTTTATGCAACTCGCAACAGATAAAAGACCTGTGCAAAAGGAAGACAACGCATCGATCGCAGCGAAGAGCCTATCCGGAACGGTCTTGAAAACAACTGAGGAGCTCGCCAACATCGTCTCTCTGTTCGCGTCGTCTGACGGATGGATGGATAAAGTGCGTCTGCGGGCCGAAGAGCGCTGGTATGAGCGGCTGTATCACGGTCCGGACTACGACATATGGGTGATCAGCTGGCTGCCTGGGCAATCCACCGGTTTTCACGATCATGGTGCGTCCTCGGGCGCCCTGGTCGTTGCGACTGGAATTCTGGAAGAGCATCGTCCTGGCGAGCGAACCTTCGTGATACATCCGGGCAGGCCGCGCGCATTCGGTCCTGATTATGCGCATGACGTGCGTAACGTCTCCCTCGCGCCGGCGATCAGCATTCACGCAAACTCTCCTCCGCTTAGCGACATGAACGAATACGAGTTGGATGGCAGTCGACTGGTTCCGCGTGACCGCTCATCTGGGAAGACTGAAACGGCCGATCAAGAGCCGCGAATGCAAAAGTGGAAACCCTCGAACGGGACCGGCGTTTTGAGCATTGAGCAGGTGCTTTTAGCGGCACGCGCACGGCTGCGACGGCTATCTCCAGAAGAGGCGCATGCGGCATTGGTCAAAACAGAGGCGATACTCGTCGATATTCGTCCCAAAGGCCAGGCGCGCGATCGAGGGTAGTGTTGCGGGCGCACTAGTTGTCGAACGTAACGTGCTTGAGTGGCGGTTCGACCCAACCTCCAGTGCGCGGCTGCCGGTCGCGACCGATCATGACAGCCAAGTGATCGTGATTTGTTCTGAAGGCTATACCTCTAGTCTCGCGGCGATAGCTCTGCAGGATCTTGGACTGCAACGCGCGACGGGCGTGATTGGTGGATTTCAGGCATGGAGAGCAACGGGTCTGCCGATTGTTCCGCCACGCACAGCTCCCTAGGCCTTATCAGGCCAATGCACTCCTCGTAATTTGAGCTGAGACATCAGGTAATGCCTCGATTCTCGCGGTTGCGCTCCTTACCGCAACATTGGGCGCACGAAATACGGCAGACGAAACTCCGTTCGAAAAATCATTCAGACTCAAGTCGCGGAAATTCGCCTACCAGTTTCGCGTCGAACGACGGTGATGGCTCACAGCCGACGCAAGTGAGGAGCGGTTTGGAAAGCCGCTGCCTAGAATTTGGATCAGCGGCAACCATTCGGTTGAAGGCCGCAAGAGCTAGCGTTGATCAGACAGTAGGCATCGTGCCGCCATCAATGATGTAGTCTGCACCGTGAATCGAAGCCGCACGATCGGACGCTAGGAATGCCACCAGTTCGGCGACTTCCTCCGGCCGGCCAGGCCGGCCAATGGGAATCCCTCCGATCATATTCATGATTTGCTGGCGAGCGGCGTCCTCGCTGATGCCGCAGCTCCGTGCGAGTCGTAAGATCATACCGTGTGCGCCTGAAGTCTCGATGAATCCAGGCGAGATCATGTTGACGCGGACGCCCTTCGGGCCAACTTCGTTTGCCAAACCTTTGCTGTAAGTATTGAGAGCACCCTTCGCCGCAGCATAAGCAAGCGTCGCGTCATAGAGCGGCAGACGGTGCTGGATGGACGAGATGTGAAGAATGACACCTGCTTTGCGTTCGATCATGCCCGGTAGAAATGCTCGGTCGAGACGAACGGATGCGAGTAGGTTGACGTTGAGCGCCTTTTGCCAATCGTCGTCAGAGAGGGCGCTATATCCGCCGTTAGGAGCATCTGATCCTCCGACATTGTTGACTAGGATGTCGAGTCCACCCCACTCCTGCTGAACGCGGCTGATTACTTCTCGCACGCCTGCAGCGGTACCGATGTCCGTCTGCGCGAAGAGAGCAACCGCCTGCCCTTCCGGCAGCGGCGACCGTGCAGTCGTTGCAACTGAGGCGCCGCTCAGAGTAAAACGGCGTACCATCGCTTGTCCCATGCCCTTCGTGCCACCGGTTACCAGAACCCGCTTGCCCTTAAATTCATCTTCTGAAACTGGGAAAGGGTAGGTGATCGTCACGATCGAATCTCCAGTGAAGCAATCTTGTCTTTGGAAGGTTTGAAGATGTGGTCTAGTTCAACAGGGCTTCCAGGAAACTTACCGGTCAGTCGGGCACGAACGGTCACCAAGTCTCCGAGCGTTTGAACGTCAACCGGCAGCCGGACGTATCGGTATTTCGCGTCCGCCGCTTGCTTCCATTGGCGGATTGAGTCACGACCGTGATAATCCTGCCCCTCGTCGTCGACAGTGCCATCTTCGGTGAAGCAACGGGAAAGCGCACCAGCATCCTTCGCCTTTTCGGCGGCCAGATATTCCGCGACAGGTTGGGGCACATCAAGAGCCATGCTGTTCTCCTCCGTGCAATTTGCACAAACAGAAGTCTCGCAGCATACTGGCGAAATGGGAAGTACACACGAAAAAGTGCGTTAGGAGAAAATATGTATGCCGAAACGCTATACGCCCACATCCGCCGCCGCAGACGTAGAAGCAGCGCTCCGTCTTTTGGAAGGAAGATGGAAGCTGGTGATTCTGTTCCATCTATTCGGAGGCAAGGTGATGCGCTTTTCCGATCTGGAACGGGCGATACCCAACATCACTCAGAAAATGCTGGGGCAGCAACTCCGCGGCATGGCAGCGGACGGAATCGTTGTGCGGACGGCTTATCCCCAGGTGCCGCCGAAGGTTGAGTACCGTCTGACATCATGGGGCCAATCCATTTGTCCTACGCTTGACGCCATACTGAAATGGGCCGATAGACGACCAGCGGACCGAAGAAAGCGCAACTCGCGCTGATCTCATTAACGTTCCGCATTTTTGCCTTAAGGAAGATTGTCGAAAAAGAGATAGAGCGAAGCAATGCGACCGTTCCGGGCGACGACAATCGGTCTGTGCGAACAGGTCAGGGTGAATTAGCGCCCCGTCGAATTCGCAGAGCCATCCGGCACGCGAAATATCACGCGGCGGGTTCTGTTTCTCGATTGCATGATGGCGTGCGTACTTACTCATTCTGATTCTGTCGAAGAAATCGCTGGCATTCGAAATAGCGACGCTGTAGAAGAACGGCTGGAGGAAAAGCAATGTCAAGGATTTCTCTGGGCGTACTTTGTGGGTTGGTCTTCGGTAGTCTGGATACAGCGCTGATGATTCCCCTGAGCTTTCCGGACAAGCGGGCGGCCATGCTCGGCGCGTTTATCGCGCGTTTCGGTCTCGGATTCGTAATCTGCAACATACGACTGCCTTGGCCGGGCTGGGTCGTCGGGTTGCTCCTCGGCATCCTGCTGAGCCTCCCGGACGCCATCATCACGAAAGCTACGGCCCCAATTCTCGCATCTGGGGCGGTGGGTGGTCTGATTGTCGGGTGGATTGCTGGCAGATTTGGTCGTTAAATCCAACATGAGTCACCACCCGATATCCACCGTAGCGTCTCGCTTCATACGAAGCGGTACAGGCGACAGAGTGGTTGCCCCGCTTCTGAGTTGCTTAGGTCCAATTTCAGGCCCTTCAAGACCGGCTTCTTGTACACAAGTTGTATACTTTTGAGTCTGACGACCGGTGGTTGCGGCACCTATTCTCGTCACACCCACAAGCACTTTCTCATCGATCACGATTTGCGGAACCCGCCGCTTCGCCCGCGCCGAGGATCGACGACGTCTGGCGGGCTTCGATAGGGGCCGGAGTCGCCGGCTGGTTTATGACAGCAATTGCCGATGATGCCCATTTGAGCCGTCCGTTGCTACCCGCCACTTCCTCCGCGATTTTCGTGAACAACTGATCTTGCATGGCAGTCCGCTTCGTGTAGTCCACAACATAGCTGACAGTGAATTCGAGCGATCCGGAGTTTACGACCAGCGCGACGGTAGGTTCTAAAGGAGGATTCTCGCTTTGATAATATTCGCTCATACTTTTCCAAGAGGACTGCGCCTCGACCAGGTACTCACCAATCGCCTCTTTGGCTACCCTCAAAAGCATCGCCCTGGCAAGTTGGGAGTCGCTGGTGCCTGTAAGCACTACCTTAATCTCGTCCCAGATAAACCGGAATCCCTGCGAGTAGTTGAAGACGGACCCTTTCAAGACGATGCTGTTTGGGATGCGAGCGATCCGGCCGTTGTATCCTGCGAAACCGGTACGACTCGTTCCCGGTCTCGATGATAGTCCCCCGGTACCTGGGTATGGGGTAGGAAGACAGCCACCCCGGGGGTCAATGCAAACGAGTATGGGTGCGTGAATTTTTTCCGAATTTTGAACTTCTGGTTGGGGTGGGTATCGAGTTTCCGTCCGATGATCCCATGTGCCCAAACACGAACTGGAAAGAAGCCTAGTCAGAGGTCGTTGAAATGATTGCGCCCTTTTGTGG encodes:
- a CDS encoding YbaK/EbsC family protein, producing MTQKTNAARFLDQLGIRYELREYEVDPDDLAAEAVATKIGLPPGQLFKTLVANGDRHGICMAAIPSDTELDLKRLAACAYREFRPYQPAYLWHVNRRSR
- a CDS encoding uroporphyrinogen decarboxylase family protein, with amino-acid sequence MNRRDFLSTTVAAAGFALARSGFERKSGSSILSHKERVDRALLGQDVDRPPFTFYRHYGRPTAELEAQDHLDFHRTYKTDIVKVMNDFDYPKSTTGKWFDLKPLDSPYPNQLETLRRVRDGINGDGYFIDTLYGPYMTAMILYQSQPQFANLPKSDDVQDQQIKSLHDFQRQNPDAWHNALDAITQSTINHIRQSKEIGASGALVSIFNAESKFGTVEDYKKYSRPYDKRVFDALADTKLTVLHLHYLERPYLDQFKDFHAPVLQYSVKTSGIPISEIRQKYSQPILGGVDEIDYRKLTTDEIRSQWQDAKSQAGAKYVAAPGCSIPNDSTADELAHFPKSLGI
- a CDS encoding cysteine dioxygenase family protein; this encodes MQLATDKRPVQKEDNASIAAKSLSGTVLKTTEELANIVSLFASSDGWMDKVRLRAEERWYERLYHGPDYDIWVISWLPGQSTGFHDHGASSGALVVATGILEEHRPGERTFVIHPGRPRAFGPDYAHDVRNVSLAPAISIHANSPPLSDMNEYELDGSRLVPRDRSSGKTETADQEPRMQKWKPSNGTGVLSIEQVLLAARARLRRLSPEEAHAALVKTEAILVDIRPKGQARDRG
- a CDS encoding rhodanese-like domain-containing protein, which produces MLEWRFDPTSSARLPVATDHDSQVIVICSEGYTSSLAAIALQDLGLQRATGVIGGFQAWRATGLPIVPPRTAP
- a CDS encoding SDR family oxidoreductase encodes the protein MTITYPFPVSEDEFKGKRVLVTGGTKGMGQAMVRRFTLSGASVATTARSPLPEGQAVALFAQTDIGTAAGVREVISRVQQEWGGLDILVNNVGGSDAPNGGYSALSDDDWQKALNVNLLASVRLDRAFLPGMIERKAGVILHISSIQHRLPLYDATLAYAAAKGALNTYSKGLANEVGPKGVRVNMISPGFIETSGAHGMILRLARSCGISEDAARQQIMNMIGGIPIGRPGRPEEVAELVAFLASDRAASIHGADYIIDGGTMPTV
- a CDS encoding nuclear transport factor 2 family protein, whose translation is MALDVPQPVAEYLAAEKAKDAGALSRCFTEDGTVDDEGQDYHGRDSIRQWKQAADAKYRYVRLPVDVQTLGDLVTVRARLTGKFPGSPVELDHIFKPSKDKIASLEIRS
- a CDS encoding helix-turn-helix domain-containing protein translates to MPKRYTPTSAAADVEAALRLLEGRWKLVILFHLFGGKVMRFSDLERAIPNITQKMLGQQLRGMAADGIVVRTAYPQVPPKVEYRLTSWGQSICPTLDAILKWADRRPADRRKRNSR